The sequence below is a genomic window from Nyctibius grandis isolate bNycGra1 unplaced genomic scaffold, bNycGra1.pri scaffold_90_arrow_ctg1, whole genome shotgun sequence.
gAACGGggataaatttgctctttgcattttatccgtggtcttgtggctgttcctgcgtcctgcccgtgtcggctcacacattttggcgtagtcggcaggatccaggAGCAGCCACGCcaaggctgaaaaagaagtcggggactggggaggccgtGACGGTGACTCCCCGCATTCCGGGATGGCCCAGTACTGAGGAATGGGCCCCCGTGGCCACTCTCCTGGCTACGCTGGCCTCGCCAGAGCATGGCCTGAAATAGATGACTGGGTGGCGGTTACCCCCCAGGCAACTGACACGGCTGTGCGCGGTGGCCATGGAAAACGGCATCAGATTCTTCTCGTAAATTAGCTGGAGACTGGGATGGTTGTTAGCTCCTGGTCTTAGAGCTACTCAccgtgaaaatgttgcattacggAGCAGAGTGAGggaattagagaaggaagtcgggactttacaggatgcaaaggtgatcACGCAATAACTAATTACTGCTCAAGCAGAGCGGTGCTGTGGGCTGCAAGATAATGTAGAGCGGTTGGCAGCACGTATTGCTAATAGACGGagggataaatatggaaatattgagAGTGAATCCTCGGACTCTGagattgagtttgaatttgatccggacttaaaaggcaggggggtggtggaagcccgacccctcatacaaatgatggggcagcaggaacgaGCGGACgggggagtgcaggtcacaCGTACTTACACTCCGAAAGAGTTAAGGGAGTTTTTAGagatctatcagcagaagagcgggGAAGGCATACTGGCATGGGTTTTGCGAGCTTGGGACAGTGAGGCTGcctctattcatttattagcagctgaaaaagatttattaagcccTATGGCCCATGATGATCAGATCCAGCGGGGATGTGCTCAGTTGCAAAGTGTCAGGGGCCCTGCTGGGCGAGCCATTGCTGCACCTCCGCTGTGTCAGTGTATCAGTTACGGGTGCGCTGTCTGGACTGGATCCCGCCACTAACGCCTGAGCCATCCCCATCCGCCGCAGCACATTGACACCTTCTTCCCATGTGCACCAGCGTACACGGGACGACACGAATTCAGCAGGTTCTGCACgtgctgttaaaactgctgcacacaaccactgatacagcCGTTTATTTCCCATTAACGGTAATTAGGGGTTTAAAAGGGGGCGGGGCCGCACGAGGAACCGCCCCTGCGATAAGCCACGCCCCCTCCAGTACACACGTGTTCAGGCCCTGCGCGCCCCACGGACCCCCATAATTGGGGACCCAGGCCCCACACCCACCCTGCCCTCGCCCCACGGTGGCCCAGGGCGGGGACGCGGTCGCCCTGGCGATGGCCGGTGGGGCAGTTGCCATGGCGATGGGGCGGTTGCCATGGCAACAGGGGGACCCCCGCCCCGGGGACCACTCACCTCCCTCCCGCCGGCGCCACCGCCCGCTCCCGCCACTCCCAGATATGGCGTCGCCTGGACACGCCCCGCCCCCTTCCACGCCACCGACCAATCAGGGGGCCTCCCACCTTGGCCGCGCCtccaggccacgccccctccctcTCACTCTCCCTccgggagcaggcagggaggggcggcggcgccggcgggAGGGAGGTGAGTGGTCCCCGGGCCGGGGGCTCCCCCGTTGCCATGGCAACTGCCCCGCCCCCTTTTTTACCCCCTAATTAGCGATAATGGGAAATAAACGGCTGAGTCGGCGCCTCCAGGCTGTGTCTCTCTGTGACCCCGCCCCCCTCACCCTGGCCCCACATCCCGGGGGGTCCCACTCCCACCCCGGGGGGGCtccagggaccccccaccccaccccatccccccccAGACCACCACTCTCCAGTCCTGGGGGTTTCACCATCTTTATTCGCCCGGCCAATGGCTGCGCAGGATCTTGGCCACTCCCCTGGCACTATTGCCCCGCCCCATCCCGCTATCGCCCAATCATGTGTCAgtcccacccccaccccctcaGCCAATGGAGCGCTCCTCCTTGGGGTGCTCCTCCATGGGCCGCCCCCCCAGCCGTGGCTGCCCCTCGGGCCTCCTGCTCTTGGGGGACTCCTCCACCATCTCCAACCCTTGGAGCACCCCCAGGTTCCCGGGCTGTGGGTTCCCCTCCGACATCCTCCAGACCGTGGGGCGCCCCACGTCTCTTGGTCTTTGGGGGCCCCTCCATCGCCTCCAGACCTGGTTGACTCTCCAATGCCTCCAAACCCGCCTGccccccaccgccgccgccccctGGGCCTCCTTCAGGTGCACCCTCTTGTGGGTGATGAGGCTGGAGCTCCGGGTGAAGCGCCGCCCGCATCGGGCGCAGCTGTAGGGCTTCTCCCCTGGTGTGGGTCCTCTGGTGCTGCTCCAGGATGGTGCGCTGCACGAAGGCCCTCCCGCACACGCCGCAGCAGAAGGGCTTCTTGCCCGCGTGCATGCGGAGGTGCCGGGCCAGGCTGGAGCGCTGGGAGAAGCTCTTGCCACAGTCGCCGCAGCGGTAGGGCTGCTCGCCCGTGTGCGTGCGGAGGTGCCGGGCCAGGCTGGAGCGCTTGGAGAAGCTCTTGCCGCAGTCGCCGCAGCGGTAGGGCTGCTCGCCCGTGTGGGTGCGGAGGTGCCGGGCCAGGCTGGAGCGCTGGGAGAAGCGCTTGCCGCAGTCGCCACAGCGGTAGGGCTGCTCGCCCGTGTGCGTGCGTAGGTGCTGGGCCAGGTTGGAGCTCTTGGAGAAGCGCTTGCCGCAGTCGccgcagcggtagggccgctcgcccgtgtgggTGCGGAGGTGGTTGGCCAGGTGGGAGTGCTGGGAGAAGCTCTTGCCGCAGTCGccgcagcggtagggccgctcgcccgtgtgcGTGCAGAGGTGCTGGGCCAGGCTGGAGCTCAGGGAGAAGCGCTTGCCGCAGTCGccgcagcggtagggccgctcgcccgtgtgcGTGCGGAGGTGCCGGGCCAGGTGGGAGTGCTGGGAGAAGCGCTTGCCGCAGTCGCCAcagcggtagggccgctcgcccgtgtgcGTGCGGAGGTGCTGGGCCAGGCTGGAGCTCAGGGAGAAGCGCTTGCCGCAGTCGccgcagcggtagggccgctcgcccgtgtgggTGCGGAGGTGGTCGGCCAGGTGGGAGTGCTTGGAGAAGCTCTTGCCGCAGTCGCCGCAGGTGTTGGGCCACGTGCCCGTGTGGGTGCGGAGGTGCCGCTCCATCTCCCCGCGGGCGGGGGACGGCGGTGGGGGTGGGCCGGCTGTGGTGGGGACGGGAGGGGGGTGTCAGGGACCACGGGGACGTTGGGGTCATCCTCCCCTACCGCGTCCCGGGGTGATCCGAGGGGTCCTGGGGGCCCGAGACCCTGGTTCTGCCCggaggggccgggggtcccAAGCACCCGGACCCCTCACTCTGCCCCCAttgggggggggccgggggtcccCCGAGGGTCTCACCTGCCACCGGCTCCTCAGGGGTCTCCTCAGCGGCTCCGGTGGGGGCATCcatggggcagcctggggtggggggcgaCACGCAGAGGtcagggggggctggggggtgcccCCCGGCacgggggggtgggggtccgGGCCCCCCCTTACCTGTGGGGCAGGCGCTGGCCTGCGCTGGGGGGGACCCTGCTGGGTCGAGTCTGCAGCTGCCGAGCCCCGCCCGCGGTGACGTCACTTCCGCTATCCCCCACCTATCAGCAATGCTCCTCCCCGTAGCAACGCCCCCTTCGCAACGCCCGCCCCTTAGCAACAACGGGCAGAAGGGGGCGCGGCCCCCTCTAAGCTACGCCCTCCCCCCGTGCGCTGATTGGCTGGTGGGGTTGAGGGTGTGGCCAGAGGGAGCGGAGGGGGCGTGGTCTGGGGAAGCCGTAGGGTTGAGTGTAagggagggggcgtggcctggaGGCGCGGCCAAGGTGGGGGCCCCCTGATTGGTCGGTGGCGTGGAAGGGGGCGGGGCGTGGCCAGGTGACGCCATATCCGGGAGCGGCGGGAGTGGGCGGCGGAGCCGGCGGGAGGGAGGTGAGTGGTCCCCGGGCTGCGGGGTCCCCCGTTGCCATGGCAACTGCCCCATTGCCCTGGCAACTGCCCCGCCCCCTTTTTTACCCCCTAATTAGCTTTAATGGGAAATAAACGGCTGAGTCGGCGCCTCCGGCTGTGTCTCTCTGTGACCCCGCCCCCCTCACCCTGGCCCCACACCCCGGGGGGTCCCACCCCCACCCCGGAGGGCTCCAGGACCCTCCACCCCACCccgtccccccaccccagaccacCACTCTCCAGTCCTGGGGGTTTCACCATCTTTATTCGCCCGGCCAATGGCTGCGCAGGATCTTGGCCACTCCCCTGGCACTATtgccccgccccctcccgctACTGCCCAATCCTGTGTCAGTCCCTACTCCCACCCCCCTCTCCTCAGCCAATCCCCTGCCCCCCCATCTGTGTGAGCTGACAcgggcaggacgcaggaacagccacaagaccacggataaaatgcaaagagcaaatttatccCCGTTccctcgcaaaccgggggatctccggaagcagcacccggggcaaaggcacgaAAGGAGGGACGcgggcaccgcggagctcggttcctgctcgagagagcgagagattccgggcctgctgccttcgcctggaTATcgggggtttcttgcaggcggcagttttccactgcgctttgatctcctcacagcagggcaggaatctcaggcatgaacaattgggtgcccctgagtcttatcacaggcctgtgttatgtgaatgcagatgctctacttgtccagcacacacgACTGAACAACAGTTACTAGCGTGATAGATGTGGttttcgacaccccaggtgcaagtcacttgagcgtgtttacaatcctcctcgccaatctgccgttatattcccacattccagcccctcgctcaagagacctCCTGGGCactgcaaagctggacgtgtacATTTGGGCTTGCTGGGTATAGAAgagagtaatatacagaggcacacagtaaatacatatagaaaaggGAATagacatatatatctatagaaaatactgtaaatcaaGTGTCCCAGTCATCCTGTCAGGGAATGAAACCCCTCAGCCAGTCAGGCACCATCAGTAGATTGTTCCATTGGATGCTGTAAGTCCTGGAGATGTTGAATGTTGTCCTCCGTGCTGGCTGGTTCGTCAGTGATGTTGAGGTTGCATTtatggtgttggaggaggaaatagtCCCTTGTCAATCAATGTTGTAATGTTCATTGGCATACAGTCGttacctactcagaaaaaatagcaaatgaaaaaacattaatatcacaatcacttagcataatataattgtataatacagctactggcatgctaatgaaacacatcgttaaaagatctgcagctgttgatcttcccttaatataaaaagcagacGAGTTAGTTACACCAAATCTAAGTATTTACGTGTTGGCCTTGCAGAGATGTATCCAaggcatgtgcttttttcagattgaacttcaatTCCATGTTGGGTTTGTGACAGCAATAAAACCGTTCCAGTGCTCTCTCCTCTAGATAAGGTACAGGTAGTCGTCAAAgatgcctgaaatacaagaactcgagaatccaatatcaacaaaagatgtcaaataagaggagaagtacATGCCAATCTATTCCCCAAAACTGTATGGTGGTACTAGggctctgtattttctttgcattagttgcccagccttggtcctttaaatgcactttcagtgattcagcagctgctgtggaagaccctGGGCccgcaaacagctgtgctttacttggggagcagaagatttgcttgggaccactgcactgagaatagtttttgcttgcttctaagataaaggagccgagaccagttcacagggccctttgaggcatgaaagaagtaaacatgtgtggaaggtcagttctgaacacagagctgcaaACAGGGAATGGTGgttgttatcttgaactgcatagtctggctcctgcattacagcagttaaagagggtagtagaataacaataaaaaaaaataaaacaacaccaaaacataggcctttcggcttcaggccctgGCATCCTccatctcagagtctgtgccgcCTTTTCCGCCCGCCGCAGCTGCGATTTCTTGttgtgactctgccataatcaaTAGATGATCAATATAATGATAAACAGTGACAGTACCTGACCACagggcaacatcagctgctaccatttggtggcagatggagggacggtgtttgtatccctgaggcaaAACTTGGAGagtatattgtttttgttgccaggtaaaggcaaactggtcttggctttctgaagcaatggctagcgaaaagaaagcattagcaaggtcTGTCACCACTCCAGGGTTGtaaacttttgctgatttttttttcttataagagTAACCGTGTCTGGAACAGTAactgcatggggtggggggtgggggactTTATTCAATTCTCTGTAATAGacagtcattctccaagtgccatctggtttgggtaatttcctccctcccctcccagaaCACGATACTGTTTTTGCTGTGatcaccttggcaggcacaggcagcacaacaggatcccacttGGGGAACGCACACAAGGCAGTTCTAGACCGAACAGCAAATCCTGCCTGCgaagttccaaagcagaagcgaccatttaaagtttcaactgtttGTCCTGTCAACATATCAAtactcaagaaatattctttaattgggGCAATTCACACGGTCGCAGTAAATGgtgtagcattttctattgttaaggtcaccttagcttggagggcgggggtcagatttccccccactccacagatctgtgatgtggcatctttattattaacaatcCTGTGCAGTACAGTAACTGCAGCTCCAGTAttcaccagagctaatacatgcaaccccccccccgccccaagacTGCCACTTTATAGTTCATTTGCCAAGTAGTGTCGTGCATtgcggtggcaggaggggcGGAGGGTGGGCGCGGGGtcggtggtggggctgggggtggtcggCTTTTTCGCGTAAACGCTAACTCTTGCCATCtgtgaaacatttctgatgttgtgatcccGTCTATTTCTGATCGTGGGGTGCCACCTTGTATAAGATgattccacatttgttttcttgtcacccgCGCTGTAACCCCCTTTGCTTCTGCcggctttcctttattcaccaccCGAACAGATGGCCCTGACACTACAGCCACAATTTCCCTTAAGGTATCTGCTAGGGCGCCTGTATTACTCgtagcatttgtcactgatgaTATAACGAGGGGCTTTAGTGAGGCAGGCGCTCCtctcaagaactgcattttgatacttctcGTTACGGGTGCGCTGTCTGGACTAG
It includes:
- the LOC137677533 gene encoding LOW QUALITY PROTEIN: zinc finger protein 135-like (The sequence of the model RefSeq protein was modified relative to this genomic sequence to represent the inferred CDS: deleted 1 base in 1 codon), translating into MERHLRTHTGTWPNTCGDCGKSFSKHSHLADHLRTHTGERPYRCGDCGKRFSLSSSLAQHLRTHTGERPYRCGDCGKRFSQHSHLARHLRTHTGERPYRCGDCGKRFSLSSSLAQHLCTHTGERPYRCGDCGKSFSQHSHLANHLRTHTGERPYRCGDCGKRFSKSSNLAQHLRTHTGEQPYRCGDCGKRFSQRSSLARHLRTHTGEQPYRCGDCGKSFSKRSSLARHLRTHTGEQPYRCGDCGKSFSQRSSLARHLRMHAGKKPFCCGVCGRAFVQRTILEQHQRTHTGEKPYSCARCGRRFTRSSSLITHKRVHLKEAQGAAAVGGRRVWRHWRVNQVWRRWRGPQRPRDVGRPTVWRMSEGNPQPGNLGVLQGLEMVEESPKSRRPEGQPRLGGRPMEEHPKEERSIG